The Ananas comosus cultivar F153 linkage group 2, ASM154086v1, whole genome shotgun sequence genome contains a region encoding:
- the LOC109706457 gene encoding BTB/POZ and MATH domain-containing protein 1-like has protein sequence MASSSSTWMMEKASGSHLFKIADYSLAKGIGVGKSIRSAPFTVGGYDWILECFPDGDRNYKSDYIGIFLTFQSDVDDINVQVHYTINLLDQTGASSEALSNAYAFSKDNSSWGWDRFMRRADLEKSRYLKDDCFTIYCAVTVAKAPRLQVGNADAAPPSDLPQHLGRLLESGEGTDVTFEVGGETFAAHRCVLAARSPVFRAELFGSMKEGRASRIKLDDMEAAVFKALLHFIYSDTLPSNMEKLDKESSTTMAQHLLVAADRYGLERLKLICEDKLCREMEIDTVANTLALAEQHQCGRLKAVCLDFVAAPRVLAAVIETGGFEHLRISCPLVMKELLKKITSMTDELHSSKKRKIDKGAKHS, from the exons ATGGCTTCTTCCTCGTCGACGTGGATGATGGAGAAGGCGAGCGGGTCCCACCTATTCAAGATCGCCGACTACTCTCTGGCGAAGGGGATTGGCGTCGGCAAGTCCATCCGGTCTGCCCCTTTCACTGTCGGCGGCTACGACTGGATTTTGGAATGCTTTCCTGATGGGGACCGAAATTACAAGTCCGATTACATCGGCATCTTTCTGACATTCCAAAGTGATGTGGATGATATTAATGTACAGGTACACTACACTATAAATTTGCTCGACCAAACTGGGGCATCCTCGGAAGCCCTAAGCAACGCGTACGCTTTTTCGAAAGACAATTCCAGTtggggttgggatcgattcatgcgGAGAGCTGATCTCGAGAAATCACGGTATCTCAAAGATGACTGCTTTACTATCTATTGCGCTGTTACCGTCGCGAAAGCTCCGAGATTACAAGTTGGCAACGCAGACGCGGCGCCGCCTTCCGACTTGCCCCAGCACCTCGGCCGGCTGTTGGAGAGCGGAGAGGGCACAGACGTGACCTTTGAAGTCGGCGGGGAGACTTTCGCGGCGCATCGATGCGTGCTCGCCGCGCGGTCGCCCGTCTTCAGGGCGGAACTCTTTGGTAGTATGAAGGAAGGGAGAGCGAGCCGCATAAAGCTCGACGACATGGAAGCCGCCGTATTCAAGGCTCTGCTTCATTTCATCTACTCGGATACGCTGCCCTCGAACATGGAAAAGCTTGACAAGGAGTCCTCGACCACGATGGCGCAGCACCTTCTCGTTGCTGCGGATCGATATGGATTGGAGAGGCTCAAGTTAATCTGCGAAGACAAGTTGTGCcgggaaatggaaatcgacacggtggcAAACACATTGGCATTAGCCGAGCAGCACCAATGCGGTCGGCTGAAAGCCGTCTGCCTCGATTTTGTCGCCGCTCCCAGAGTGCTGGCTGCAGTCATAGAGACAGGAGGGTTTGAGCACCTGAGAATAAGTTGCCCCTTGGTTATGAAGGAGCTCCTGAAGAAGATAACTAGCATGACAG ATGAGTTACATAGTTCGAAAAAGCGCAAGATTGATAAAGGCGCGAAGCACTCCTAG